DNA sequence from the Halodesulfovibrio sp. MK-HDV genome:
TATATATAATGATAGCTGTTTTAAATTTTGTATGCTGGCGCACTCGTCCACCAAGACTGTGGGCAAGTTTTTTAGCAAATGCAATGCCGTCGCCTTCGACAACTAAGTCGAGATCTAGGTTTTTACGTCCAAGCAGTAAGTCACGCACAAAGCCACCAACAACATACACAGCCACGTTAAGCCTGTTTCCCAGATCTCCAGCCATAGTTAGCAATTCGAAGTGGTGTTCAGGCAAGCGTTCTTTCAGGAGCGGGAGTACATTGCGCTCTTTTTTATCTGAAAAAAGTTTGTCAGGTACTCGTGATGGTTCTTCAACCAGCGTGTTGATAAGGTCTGTACGGGTAATAACCCCCATAAGGCGTGTATCAATTACAACCGGAACAAGTCGCTGACGTTTGCCTACAATAATTTCCATGACAGGATACAAATCATCATCAGGGTTCACTGTCTGAACTTTTTTGTTCATATACGTGCTGGCAGGGGCATTACCTAGGCCATGCGAACAAGCTCGAACAGCGGTTTGGTACTCCAGATAGCCGCTGACAACGGGATTATTAGCACTTTCAAGCAACGGAATAGCTTTTAGGCCAAACCGGTTCATAATAGATTCTGCTTTGCACATGGAGACGGTTTCGTATTCAAATATGGCGGGCGCAGTCATGTGTTCACGCACAGTCTTTTCATAATGGATGGAAGAATAGAGTAGTCCGAAAAGTTCATCCTTTACTTCAGATAGTGGCTTGCTTTTTACAGAGGCTGATGCTGCAAAGTTATGACCACCACCACCTAGAGACTGACAAATTTGGCCAACATTGACAGAATGAATTTTACTTCTGGCAACGACTTGTACCCGGTCACTCATGCGGCACAGAGCAAAAAGAACTTTTACTTCTTGCATGTCGATCATTTTATGAGCGAGCAAAGCAAAGTCCCGCACGTAATGAGAAACTGATGTTTCTGCAATCACAACCGGGATGCCGTTAATGTCATGAGTCGTTGCAGATTCAAGCAGGCTGTTGAGGATGGAAATTTGTTCAACGGTCAGCTCACGAGTCGTGAGTTCTGAAATTGTGTTGATGTCCATACCCATTGTTTTCAGCCATCCGCCTGCTTCAAAGTCATGTTCCGTTGTGGAATTGAAGGAGAATGATCCGGTGTCTTCATAAACACCCAGTCCCAGCATGGTTGCTTCTTCTGGCGTAATGGAGAGCCCTTTTTCTTTAATCAACAGCGTGATGATTGAAGTAGCAGATCCCCAAGGTTTGACCACTGAGAGCGTTGCTGGCAGATCGTCATTTGAATCTGGATGGTGATCATACAGATGGATTTCTAAGTCCGGATTCTCTAGAGCCGGAGCAACATGGCTGATGCGTTCGCGTTGTCTAGTGTCTACAACGACAAGAGTTTTGACCGTGGAATAATCGATTTCTTTGGCATCTTTAAAATTGAAGAGATAAGTGGCACTTTCAATAAAGAAGTTTCGCAGGTTTGCTTCCTGTGATCCCGGGAAAACTAGAACGGCATCATCGTACAGCTTGCTTGCAGCAACAATTGCCGCAAGGCAATCAAAGTCTGCATTAGCGTGACCTGTGATTAGGACAGGAGCCGGAATAAGGGGCTTCGAATTAGAATTCACGCTTACATCCTTGAACGTGGGTGGTATTGCTTATGGATTTGTTTAAGTCTGTCTGCCTGAACATGTGTGTATATTTCTGTGGCAGAAATATCTGAGTGTCCCAACAGTAATTGAACGGTACGTAAATCTGCGCCGCCGTCCAGTAAATGTGTTGCAAACGAATGTCTAAACGTATGGGGAGATACATTTTTATGAACTTCGGCTTTTAACACGTAACGCTGTACCAGTTTCCAAATAGCTTGCCTGGTTAATCCTTTGCCGGATCGGTTAAGGAAAACAAAATTTTCAATTGGGGCAAAGTGTGGTCGCCAATCTCGCATATACAATTGCAAAATTTGCATGGCTGCATTGTGCATCGGAACTATTCGATCTTTAGAGCCTTTACCGTGTACACGCATCAATCCACTTTGGAGATCAAGGTCAATAGGCTTCAGAGTAACACACTCTGTAACGCGTAAACCAGAAGCGTAGAGTAATTCAAGAATTGCGCGGTCGCGAAATCCTAGTTTCTTTTTCATATCTGGTTGTTCAAGTATCGCTTGAACTTCTTCTACAGATAAAACGTCGGGAAGAGTTTTAGGAAGTTTTGGATTTTCTAAATATTGTACAGGGTTGGCGTTTAGATAGTTCTCGTCAAAACAGTATCGGAAAAATCCGCGAAGTGCAGACAGGTGGCGCGCAAGGCTGCGGCTATTTAATCCGCCTCGACGAAGGTGCATAATGTATAAAAAGATGGATTGATCAGTAACATCTTCAACCTTGTATTTTTTGTCTTCGAGAAAAACTAAAAAGCTGCGTAAATCAGTTTCATATGAAGTAAGCGTATTTTCAGAAAGTCCACGTGTGACAAGTAAAAACTGAAGATAGCTATCAACAAAAGGATGGCTGACTGGAAGTATTTCGTGAGGTTGCGTGTTCATTATGCGTGCCTGTAATTAAAAGAAATATTCCGAAATGTATTTACCTGCGGTGAACAGAATAAATACTGTGAGAATGACTTTAAGTGTATTGGCAGAAACATATTTTTGGCACAGCGCGCCAAGATACATTCCTCCAATTCCGCCTAGTCCGAATAATATGCCTAAAAGGTAGTCGGGAGCAATTACTTGTGCCGGATATATATATGAAAGGGCCTGATAAATTCCGACACCGGCAATAGACGTTACAAACGTTCCCATGAGACAAGCGCCAGCAACTGTATAAACTGGCAGCCCAAAGAATGTAATAAAAAATGGGGCAATAATTGCGCCGCCACCGATGCCGTAAATTCCACCTATGATCCCTACCACAAAGGTAAGAGAAAAAATACCGGCAGTAGGGGCAGTGTACGTTTCACCTTCAAAAGAATAAGCGATACGTTTTAAAGAAAACTCAAGAGTTTTTGTAGTGCCGATTGGAGGCGTTATGGCATCTGTTTCCAATGTTATTCTTTTTTTGAAACGGATTGTTTTAAAGAGACGAAAACCGACATAGAGCAGCACACCGCCGACAAATAATTTAAAGTCTGCGGTGTCGGGAAGGTATGTGATTCGAATAATAGCGCCGATGACAACACCGGGGAGGGTGCCTGCTATGACAGCCCATGTGAGTGGCCAAACCATTCTTCCTTCACGTATGTAGCGCAAGACGCCACTCGGAATAGCAATAATATTAAACAGTTGGTTTGTTGCACTTACAGAAGG
Encoded proteins:
- a CDS encoding CBS domain-containing protein, whose amino-acid sequence is MNSNSKPLIPAPVLITGHANADFDCLAAIVAASKLYDDAVLVFPGSQEANLRNFFIESATYLFNFKDAKEIDYSTVKTLVVVDTRQRERISHVAPALENPDLEIHLYDHHPDSNDDLPATLSVVKPWGSATSIITLLIKEKGLSITPEEATMLGLGVYEDTGSFSFNSTTEHDFEAGGWLKTMGMDINTISELTTRELTVEQISILNSLLESATTHDINGIPVVIAETSVSHYVRDFALLAHKMIDMQEVKVLFALCRMSDRVQVVARSKIHSVNVGQICQSLGGGGHNFAASASVKSKPLSEVKDELFGLLYSSIHYEKTVREHMTAPAIFEYETVSMCKAESIMNRFGLKAIPLLESANNPVVSGYLEYQTAVRACSHGLGNAPASTYMNKKVQTVNPDDDLYPVMEIIVGKRQRLVPVVIDTRLMGVITRTDLINTLVEEPSRVPDKLFSDKKERNVLPLLKERLPEHHFELLTMAGDLGNRLNVAVYVVGGFVRDLLLGRKNLDLDLVVEGDGIAFAKKLAHSLGGRVRQHTKFKTAIIIYTNAAGEEERLDVATARLEYYEQPASLPTVELSSIKMDLYRRDFTINALAIQLSHDKFGKLIDFFGAQKDIRDKVIRVLHSLSFVEDPTRILRAIRFETRFEFIIGPQTTKLIKNALQLKLITKLSGSRVFHELQSIFNEVSPYQSLIRLHEFTVLQSIHPALELSPKKRDVLKEIEKVMEWYRMLYAKPSPEPWVIYLLGLTSASKADAVEEVLTRLHFAPKQYADFLTLRDTVKSVTNLINAIPPEAYSRLYELLVPIPLEGVLYMMARTKSEAVKKHISHFLAYLRNTTLDITGADLQLLGFTPGPLFGEVLRKTLFAMLDEKIKTRQEQLDFAYRMLKARQ
- the xerD gene encoding site-specific tyrosine recombinase XerD: MNTQPHEILPVSHPFVDSYLQFLLVTRGLSENTLTSYETDLRSFLVFLEDKKYKVEDVTDQSIFLYIMHLRRGGLNSRSLARHLSALRGFFRYCFDENYLNANPVQYLENPKLPKTLPDVLSVEEVQAILEQPDMKKKLGFRDRAILELLYASGLRVTECVTLKPIDLDLQSGLMRVHGKGSKDRIVPMHNAAMQILQLYMRDWRPHFAPIENFVFLNRSGKGLTRQAIWKLVQRYVLKAEVHKNVSPHTFRHSFATHLLDGGADLRTVQLLLGHSDISATEIYTHVQADRLKQIHKQYHPRSRM
- a CDS encoding sulfite exporter TauE/SafE family protein; its protein translation is MLFPVAGIEVHPLFPPAVAFVISFFTSMSGLSGAFLLLPFQMSVLGYTTPSVSATNQLFNIIAIPSGVLRYIREGRMVWPLTWAVIAGTLPGVVIGAIIRITYLPDTADFKLFVGGVLLYVGFRLFKTIRFKKRITLETDAITPPIGTTKTLEFSLKRIAYSFEGETYTAPTAGIFSLTFVVGIIGGIYGIGGGAIIAPFFITFFGLPVYTVAGACLMGTFVTSIAGVGIYQALSYIYPAQVIAPDYLLGILFGLGGIGGMYLGALCQKYVSANTLKVILTVFILFTAGKYISEYFF